In Rutidosis leptorrhynchoides isolate AG116_Rl617_1_P2 unplaced genomic scaffold, CSIRO_AGI_Rlap_v1 contig141, whole genome shotgun sequence, the following proteins share a genomic window:
- the LOC139881327 gene encoding LOW QUALITY PROTEIN: choline transporter protein 1-like (The sequence of the model RefSeq protein was modified relative to this genomic sequence to represent the inferred CDS: inserted 4 bases in 4 codons; deleted 1 base in 1 codon), translating into MRGSLGPVIGRYFSSDGSSQNNGIIKHNRKCRDVTFLVILIAXWVAMIVNSSLGFNQRRPIRLTYGLDYKXNVCGDRHAHPNLRELELRYWLNPDQVYQSGLKDSQFKLDDARSICLLDCPIPSDDSLNWVCDYPDGDIKLSTDDWIDRNYDYFEFLTPEMXNTSLQLQGPCYPVIXPSVNVYWSCQFIARASNTSLQHWQQMGGVSIKEDLVIDKSIHKTINSRSSVLKRYMADIGKSWPVLIVCGGLLPLFLSVIWLLMIRHLVSAMPWITVVLFNVLIISVTMFYYLKAGWIGDDAISPIIGEHDPYIHVFGRELTHICIVAVIMTFVMIISVLTSIAIVRRILMGTSVLKVAAKVIGEVQALIIFPAIPYAILAVFYMFWISAALHLFSSGRVVQNQCSSNCCAYDLVS; encoded by the exons ATGAGGGGTTCTTTAGGGCCAGTGATTGGGAGGTACTTCTCAAGTGATGGAAGCAGCCAAAACAATGGAATCATAAAGCACAACAGGAAATGTAGAGATGTTACATTTCTTGTCATCCTTATAG TTTGGGTTGCCATGATTGTTAACTCCAGCCTCGGGTTCAACCAAAGGAGACCCATTA GGCTTACTTATGGGCTAGACTACA GGAATGTTTGTGGTGATCGACATGCCCATCCTAACCTTCGGGAATTAGAACTCAGGTATTGGCTGAATCCAGATCAGGTTTATCAAAGTGGA TTGAAGGATAGCCAATTCAAGCTCGATGATGCCCGGAGTATATGCTTGTTGGATTGCCCCATTCCATCGGATGATTCGTTAAATTGGGTCTGTGATTATCCTGATGGAGATATCAAGCTCTCGACGGATGATTGGATTGACAGGAATTACGATTATTTTGAATTCCTCACCCCAGAAA AGAACACTTCCCTTCAGCTTCAGGGTCCTTGTTATCCTGTAA TTCCTAGTGTAAATG TTTATTGGAGCTGCCAATTTATTGCCCGCGCATCAAACACATCTTTGCAGCATTGGCAGCAGATGGGTGGAGTGAGCATCAAGGAGGATCTTGTAATAGATAAGTCCATTCACAAGACCATAAATTCCCGGTCATCTGTATTAAAG AGGTATATGGCTGATATTGGAAAATCATGGCCAGTATTGATAGTCTGTGGAGGACTCTTGCCACTGTTTCTCTCAGTGATTTGGTTGCTGATGATTCGGCATCTTGTTTCTGCAATGCCTTGGATAACGGTTGTTCTCTTCAACGTTCTCATAATATCAGTTACGATGTTCTATTATTTGAAAG CTGGATGGATAGGAGATGATGCTATCTCACCAATCATTGGCGAGCATGATCCGTATATTCATGTGTTTGGGCGG GAGCTAACTCATATCTGTATTGTGGCTGTAATTATGACCTTTGTTATGATCATTTCTGTCCTTACATCAATTGCCATTGTCCGTCGAATACTCATGGGAACGTCTGTCCTCAAG GTTGCAGCTAAGGTCATTGGGGAAGTCCAAGCGCTCATAATATTTCCAGCAATACCATATGCCATACTAGCCGTATTTTACATGTTCTGGATATCAGCTGCTCTGCATCTGTTCAGTTCCGGACGAGTAGTCCAGAATCAGTGTAGCTCTAACTGCTGTGCATATGATCTCGTGTCG
- the LOC139881315 gene encoding E3 ubiquitin-protein ligase RMA1-like produces MAIEQNYFESEACFELDDDCSLKQKFSPISTSSKTLESEKGSFDCNICLDSASDPVVSLCGHLYCWPCIYKWLYNESPSTKENKQKGRHCPVCKANLNDSSFIPLYCHGKSDSDSDSKSGSIVPRRPPPSRLNTSANSMTSAFLPNQQRLPPYIFQSQPHQQSFPHAYGGMHSSNIMGTTMASLVNPTIGIFREMFLTRVVRTSNEDLFTYPTVQPILTGVSPRMRRHEMQLDKSLNRVWIFLMCFVILCLLTF; encoded by the coding sequence ATGGCTATTGAACAAAACTACTTCGAGTCTGAGGCATGCTTTGAGCTAGATGATGATTGTTCACTCAAACAGAAGTTCAGTCCCATATCAACCTCATCAAAAACTTTGGAAAGCGAGAAAGGCTCTTTTGACTGCAACATTTGTTTAGATTCAGCGTCCGATCCTGTCGTTTCCCTGTGTGGCCATCTATATTGCTGGCCTTGCATTTACAAGTGGCTATACAATGAAAGTCCCTCAACAAAAGAAAACAAGCAAAAGGGTCGACATTGCCCTGTTTGTAAAGCTAATCTCAATGATTCTTCATTTATTCCGCTCTACTGCCATGGTAAATCCGATTCTGATTCCGATTCCAAATCAGGTTCTATTGTACCTCGAAGACCACCACCTTCCAGGCTGAACACTTCAGCTAATTCGATGACCTCAGCTTTTCTCCCAAACCAGCAAAGACTTCCTCCATATATTTTCCAGTCACAGCCACATCAGCAATCATTCCCTCATGCTTATGGAGGAATGCATTCGTCGAATATCATGGGGACGACAATGGCAAGTCTCGTTAATCCGACAATCGGTATATTCAGGGAAATGTTCCTCACTAGAGTCGTAAGGACCTCGAACGAAGATTTGTTCACATATCCAACTGTTCAGCCTATCTTAACTGGTGTCAGTCCTAGGATGAGAAGGCATGAAATGCAGCTCGATAAATCACTTAATAGAGTATGGATCTTTCTGATGTGCTTTGTTATTCTTTGTCTTCTCACCTTCTGA
- the LOC139881314 gene encoding F-box protein At5g07610-like → MPSTGKRTRRSRRNLTATSSQSSNSAETIGRNEDPLLLILILLPIKSLLKFKCVSKQWLSLISNPDFSRRIKTDIYSVSGIFFRRNCGNANSAYDFIDLSPATSQHPPFRTLSFVNDAIKILESCHGLLLCRSFLSGNRKINYYVYNPTTKQYTVFPPLQDDSTSVVSMNLAFDPSKSPEYKVICVRNYDLSRNQYKIEIYSSKKGIWRDVNDPLTAPNGDVLFNKGVFWNARINWISEWEDKGLCFDVYTERFGEMPMPPRPYESEDGRGRYFGESRGHLHIVESFAIDSWDLAVYEMESDYSRWFFKYRVKIDYNKRDFGIKGELPILSIFREEREEDSYMLLIAPGQTLCYHFKENCFYKLYNFGTDKVRQYGNYHLSFRYIQSLACV, encoded by the coding sequence ATGCCCTCTACAGGGAAGAGAACCAGAAGAAGCAGACGAAATCTGACTGCCACCTCCTCTCAATCATCAAATTCGGCCGAAACAATCGGTCGAAATGAAGATCCTCTCCTCCTTATCCTAATCCTCCTCCCTATAAAATCACTGCTCAAATTCAAATGTGTGTCCAAACAATGGCTCTCTCTCATTTCTAATCCAGACTTCTCCCGTCGTATAAAAACCGACATTTACTCTGTCTCTGGCATTTTCTTTCGCAGAAATTGCGGAAACGCAAACTCTGCGTATGACTTTATCGATCTAAGCCCCGCGACCTCTCAACATCCCCCATTTAGAACACTCTCTTTTGTTAATGATGCGATCAAAATCCTAGAGTCTTGTCATGGGCTACTTCTTTGTCGAAGTTTTCTATCAGGTAACCGTAAAATAAACTACTATGTCTACAATCCTACGACCAAGCAGTATACAGTATTTCCTCCTTTGCAAGATGATTCAACGAGTGTTGTTAGCATGAATTTAGCCTTTGATCCTTCGAAATCGCCTGAATACAAAGTTATTTGTGTCAGGAATTATGATTTGTCACGAAACCAGTATAAGATAGAAATATACTCATCAAAAAAGGGTATATGGAGAGATGTCAACGATCCCTTGACTGCACCAAACGGTGATGTCCTATTCAACAAAGGCGTATTTTGGAATGCCAGGATTAACTGGATTAGTGAATGGGAAGATAAAGGTCTATGTTTCGATGTTTACACGGAGCGCTTTGGAGAAATGCCAATGCCTCCTAGACCTTATGAATCAGAAGACGGAAGAGGGAGGTATTTCGGAGAATCTCGTGGCCATTTGCACATTGTTGAGAGCTTTGCTATTGATTCTTGGGATTTAGCCGTGTACGAGATGGAGAGTGATTACAGTCGCTGGTTTTTCAAGTATCGCGTTAAGATTGACTATAATAAGCGTGACTTTGGTATAAAAGGTGAGTTGCCAATACTGAGTATATTCCGCGAAGAAAGGGAGGAGGATTCGTATATGTTGCTGATTGCACCAGGACAAACTTTATGCTATCATTTCAAGGAGAATTGTTTCTACAAACTCTATAACTTTGGTACTGATAAAGTGCGACAGTACGGGAACTACCACCTATCCTTCCGATACATCCAGAGTCTGGCTTGTGTCTAA
- the LOC139881311 gene encoding LOW QUALITY PROTEIN: thaumatin-like protein (The sequence of the model RefSeq protein was modified relative to this genomic sequence to represent the inferred CDS: inserted 1 base in 1 codon; deleted 2 bases in 2 codons): MHISNPFPSFCCFLFLVALFLITCSNAATFEVVNNCPFTVWAAAKPGGGSRLDRGQRWTINVAPGTSAARIWARTNCHFDGSGRGHCETGDCGGVLQCQGYGVHPNTLAEYTLNGFNNLDFFDISLIXGFNVGMDFSPTSGGCRGIRCSADIIGKCPGELKTQGGCNNPCSAFGRCDPSDQTRFFKNNCPDAYSYPKDDQTSTFTCPGGTNYKVVFCP; the protein is encoded by the exons ATGCATATCTCTAATCCTTTCCCATCATTTTGCTGCTTTCTCTTTCTGGTTGCGTTGTTCTTAATTACTTGCAGTAATGCAGCCACTTTCGAGGTAGTTAACAATTGCCCTTTCACTGTTTGGGCAGCAGCCAAACCCGGTGGTGGTTCCCGG CTAGACAGGGGCCAACGTTGGACCATTAATGTCGCTCCGGGCACTAGTGCAGCACGGATTTGGGCGAGGACCAACTGTCACTTTGATGGGTCAGGTCGAGGCCATTGCGAGACAGGGGACTGCGGTGGGGTCCTACAGTGCCAGGGCTACGGTGTGCATCCTAACACCCTGGCGGAATACACGCTGAACGGGTTTAACAACTTGGACTTTTTCGACATTTCGCTTA GAGGGTTCAACGTCGGTATGGATTTTAGCCCGACATCCGGGGGATGTAGGGGAATTAGATGCAGTGCTGATATAATTGGGAAGTGT CCGGGTGAGCTTAAAACTCAAGGAGGATGTAACAATCCTTGCTCGGCTTTTGGAAGGTGTGACCCGAGCGATCAGACCAGGTTCTTTAAGAACAACTGTCCTGATGCTTATAGTTATCCTAAAGATGATCAAACTAGCACTTTTACTTGCCCTGGAGGAACCAACTACAAGGTCGTGTTTTGCCCTTGA